In Stigmatopora nigra isolate UIUO_SnigA chromosome 2, RoL_Snig_1.1, whole genome shotgun sequence, a single window of DNA contains:
- the elovl4b gene encoding elongation of very long chain fatty acids protein 4b, whose translation MEAVTHLMNDTLEFYKWSLTIADKRVETWPMMTSPWPTLAISCLYLLFLWAGRKYMQDRHPYTLRKALIVYNFSMVVLNFYIFKELLLASRAAGYSYLCQPVNYSEDVNEVRIASALWWYYISKGVEFLDTVFFILRKKFNQVSFLHVYHHCTMFILWWIGIKWVPGGQAFFGATINSGIHVVMYGYYGVAALGPQMQKYLWWKKYLTIMQMIQFHVTIGHAGHSLYTGCPFPNWMQWALIGYAVTFIILFANFYYHAYRGKPSPALKGQAKFSANGISKASNGHSKADESVPDNGKRQKKERAKHE comes from the exons ATGGAGGCAGTAACGCATTTGATGAATGACACATTAGAGTTTTACAAATGGAGCCTTACTATAGCAG ACAAGCGGGTGGAAACATGGCCGATGATGACATCGCCCTGGCCCACGTTGGCTATAAGTTGCCTctacttgctttttttgtgggcggGGCGTAAATACATGCAGGACCGCCATCCCTACACGCTCAGGAAGGCCTTGATTGTCTACAACTTTAGCATGGTGGTTCTCAACTTCTATATCTTCAAAGAG CTCCTGCTTGCCTCCAGAGCAGCTGGGTACAGCTACCTCTGCCAACCAGTCAACTACTCAGAAGACGTCAATGAAGTCAGG ATAGCATCAGCACTTTGGTGGTACTACATCTCCAAAGGGGTGGAGTTCCTGGATACTGTCTTTTTCATCTTAAGGAAGAAGTTCAACCAAGTTAGCTTCCTCCACGTGTATCATCACTGTACCATGTTCATCCTCTGGTGGATTGGTATCAAATGGGTACCTGGTGGGCAAG CGTTTTTTGGTGCAACAATCAATTCTGGCATCCACGTTGTCATGTATGGTTACTATGGTGTGGCTGCTTTGGGACCACAGATGCAGAAGTATCTTTGGTGGAAGAAATACCTCACCATTATGCAGATG ATCCAGTTCCACGTGACCATCGGCCACGCCGGCCACTCCCTCTACACGGGTTGTCCCTTCCCCAACTGGATGCAGTGGGCCCTGATCGGCTATGCGGTCACTTTCATCATTCTCTTCGCCAATTTTTACTACCACGCTTACCGAGGCAAACCATCGCCGGCCCTCAAGGGTCAAGCCAAGTTCTCCGCCAATGGCATCTCCAAGGCTAGTAACGGCCACAGCAAAGCGGACGAATCGGTGCCGGATAACGGCAAAAGGCAAAAGAAGGAACGGGCCAAACATGAGTAA
- the cenpw gene encoding centromere protein W → MLNKAPRMKQTVKSKMKSHVNVRKASEAMIELVTLLFLNDLAQEARTKACEEKSTIIRSHHIKAVAKKVLKSARG, encoded by the exons ATGTTGAACAAAGCACCCAGAATGAAACAAACAGTTAAATCGAAGATGAAAAGTCACGTTAATGTTAGGAAGGCGTCCGAAGCAATG ATCGAGCTTGTTACTTTGCTTTTTCTTAACGATCTGGCACAAGAGGCTAGAACTAAAGCATGTGAGGAGAAATCCACGATTATACGATCGCATCATATAAAAGCCGTCGCGAAG AAAGTGTTGAAAAGTGCCAGAGGATGA
- the LOC144192206 gene encoding microtubule cross-linking factor 3-like translates to MEEAALGAVRPAVQATDDGSMTQQNQALLEEEMERLLEDNDYLKCEIEEMRAEMDEMRDTFYEEDTCQLQDIKRDLERANKNCRILQYRLRKAERKRLRYAQTGEIDEELLRSLEQDLKVAKDVSVRLHHELEKVEETRSKTEDENAKLRQSLIEVEVTKQALQNELDKAKEKKRGVKDSQRTDKKTAQTPTEEDNEDLKCQLALIKEEAVLMRRKTATIDKEKDRLEQELQKYRSFYGELDSTHPKGEAGGPPSTRESELKLRLRLVEEEANILGRKIVELEVENRGLRAELDDLRGEGEGESGSGVGSMGGLGSGRGLGDDLTELRQQLQLVEDEAELLRRNLADAEEQNQRVTNELNKMRFKASTHEGGARHGGGSGGGGLDGVKAEALQEELKAARLQINDLSGKVMQLQYENRVLLSNMQRYDLASHLSLRPSPRDSDAESDGGTSGRRESDEESTSSRLLPPHRKREGPVGGESDPDEVRNNGSGRCPTPTRGLLTPSGPEGAASSPLARWLPGGLCSLRERQQMIDIRVEAERLVRTIDRLIADTAVIISEARVYVSNGEAERGSEDDGSRIREHELLYRINAQMKAFRKELQAFIDRMEVPRLADRDTEEPLSMFQPIILLILILVLFSSLSYATIFKLVFLFTLFFVL, encoded by the exons ATGGAGGAAGCTGCTCTCGGAGCTGTGAGACCGGCTGTGCAGGCCACCGATGATGGCTCGATGACACAGCAAAACCAGGCCCTTTTGGAAGAGGAGATGGAGAGACTATTGGAGGATAACGACTACCTGAAG TGCGAGATCGAGGAGATGAGGGCCGAGATGGACGAAATGCGTGACACCTTCTATGAGGAAGACACGTGCCAACTACAGGACATTAAGCGAGACCTGGAACGAGCCAACAAAAATTGCAGGATCCTTCAGTACCGTCTACGCAAAGCCGAGAGAAAGCGACTGCGCTATGCCCAGACGGGGGAGATCGATGAGGAGCTGCTTAGGAGTCTAGAGCAGGACCTCAAG GTGGCCAAAGATGTGTCGGTGAGGCTGCACCATGAGCTTGAGAAAGTGGAGGAGACACGCTCCAAAACAGAAGACGAGAATGCCAAGCTGAGGCAAAGCCTTATTGAGGTGGAGGTTACCAAACAAGCCTTGCAAAATGAACTTGATAAAGCCAAAGAA AAAAAACGAGGAGTTAAGGACAGTCAAAGGACAGACAAGAAAACAGCGCAAACTCCCACCGAG GAGGACAATGAAGACCTTAAATGCCAGCTGGCCTTGATCAAGGAGGAGGCCGTACTCATGAGGAGAAAGACTGCCACCATTGACAAAGAGAAAGACCGCCTGGAGCAAGAACTGCAGAAGTACCGCTCCTTCTACGGTGAACTGGACAGCACCCATCCCAAGGGAGAAGCTGGGGGACCACCGTCCACCCGCGAGTCCGAGCTCAAGCTTCGTCTTCgcctggtggaggaggaggccaACATCCTTGGGAGGAAAATTGTTGAACTGGAG GTAGAGAACCGGGGCCTGAGGGCTGAATTGGACGACCTTCGTGGAGAGGGTGAAGGAGAGAGCGGCTCTGGGGTGGGCTCAATGGGTGGCCTGGGTTCGGGGCGAGGACTCGGGGACGACCTGACCGAGCTAAGACAGCAGCTTCAGCTGGTGGAGGACGAGGCCGAGCTTTTGCGGAGGAACCTGGCCGACGCCGAGGAGCAGAACCAGAGGGTTACCAATGAGCTGAACAAGATGCGATTCAAAGCAAGCACCCATGAGGGCGGTGCTCGGCATGGAGGTGGCTCTGGGGGAGGAGGCCTTGATGGAGTGAAGGCTGAGGCTCTGCAGGAGGAACTGAAAGCGGCCAGGCTTCAGATCAACGACCTTAGTGGCAAG GTGATGCAGCTGCAGTACGAGAACAGAGTGCTTCTGTCCAACATGCAGAGATACGACCTGGCCTCCCACCTGTCCCTGCGGCCCAGTCCAAGGGACAGTGACGCCGAGAGTGATGGCGGGACGAGTGGACGCCGGGAAAGTGACGAGGAATCCACCTCGTCCCGCCTGCTTCCGCCTCACCGTAAACGCGAGGGTCCAGTCGGTGGCGAGAGCGACCCAGATGAAGTCAGAAACAATGGCTCTGGCCGTTGTCCGACACCCACCAGAGGCCTCCTGACCCCATCTGGACCTGAAGGGGCTGCTTCCTCGCCGTTAGCCCGTTGGCTGCCTGGTGGGCTGTGCAGTCTTCGCGAGAGGCAGCAGATGATTGACATCCGTGTGGAAGCGGAGAGGCTGGTCCGGACCATCGACCGGCTGATTGCCGACACGGCGGTGATCATCTCCGAAGCCAGAGTTTACGTTTCCAACGGCGAAGCAGAGCGAGGCAGCGAAGATGACGGGAGCCGGATCCGGGAGCACGAGCTGCTGTATCGCATCAATGCCCAAATGAAAGCTTTCAGGAAGGAACTGCAGGCCTTCATAGACAGAATGGAAGTGCCAAGGCTGGCGGACAGAGACACTGAAGAGCCACTGTCG ATGTTCCAGCCTATCATTTTGCTCATCCTCATACTTGTGTTGTTCTCCTCTCTGTCTTATGCTACTATCTTCAAACTGGTCTTTCTCTTCACTCTCTTCTTTGTTCTGTGA